A region of Rhizorhabdus wittichii RW1 DNA encodes the following proteins:
- a CDS encoding RarD protein, DMT superfamily transporter (TIGRFAM: RarD protein, DMT superfamily transporter~PFAM: protein of unknown function DUF6, transmembrane) — protein MGLGAYTIWGLLPLFIRALQAMPVADILAHRVIWSLAVLLVLATAMKRWTAIRTAIATPRFLLALIASTLLIGSNWMIYVYSINSGQTLQASLGYFINPLVNVLLGVVFLRERLGRPETLAILLAAAGVAALAIHQGGVPLIPLGLAATFGLYGLVRKIVGLGPVEGLLIETGLLLPIALAWLLTMPNVLARPDAPALWLVLASGLVTTVPMLLFVGAAHRMRYSELGLLQYIGPTLQLLIAVAVFGEPLRPIHMLAFALIWAGLAVYVAVTWHRGRVTPTLPE, from the coding sequence ATGGGCCTCGGCGCCTACACGATCTGGGGCCTGCTGCCGCTGTTCATCCGCGCGTTGCAGGCGATGCCGGTGGCGGACATCCTCGCGCACCGGGTGATCTGGTCGCTCGCGGTCCTGCTCGTCCTCGCCACCGCGATGAAGCGCTGGACGGCGATCCGGACGGCCATCGCCACGCCGCGCTTCCTGCTGGCCCTGATCGCCTCGACGCTGCTGATCGGCAGCAACTGGATGATCTACGTCTACAGCATCAACAGCGGCCAGACGCTGCAGGCGAGCCTCGGCTATTTCATCAACCCGCTGGTCAACGTGCTGCTCGGCGTCGTCTTCCTGCGCGAGCGGCTGGGCCGGCCGGAGACGCTCGCGATCCTGCTCGCCGCGGCCGGCGTCGCCGCGCTCGCGATCCACCAGGGCGGCGTCCCGCTGATCCCGCTCGGCCTCGCGGCCACCTTCGGCCTCTACGGCCTCGTCCGCAAGATCGTCGGCCTCGGCCCGGTCGAGGGCCTGCTGATCGAGACCGGGCTGCTGCTGCCGATCGCCCTCGCCTGGCTGCTGACCATGCCGAACGTGCTCGCCCGGCCCGACGCCCCGGCGCTCTGGCTGGTGCTGGCGAGCGGCCTCGTCACCACCGTGCCGATGCTGCTGTTCGTCGGCGCGGCCCACCGGATGCGCTATTCGGAGCTCGGCCTGCTCCAATATATCGGCCCGACCCTGCAACTGCTGATCGCGGTGGCGGTGTTCGGCGAGCCGCTGCGGCCGATCCACATGCTCGCCTTCGCGCTGATCTGGGCGGGGCTCGCGGTCTATGTCGCCGTCACCTGGCACCGGGGGCGGGTGACGCCGACCTTGCCCGAATAG